A genome region from Arachidicoccus soli includes the following:
- a CDS encoding protein-disulfide reductase DsbD domain-containing protein yields MMKKLVTLFALVFIAISSFAQQSPVKWTSKAVKENGNTYKVIISANFAAPWHIYSQYTPDGGPVPTSFSFAKNPLISLQGKTMEKGKLSVTHDKNFGVDVKYYSNHVDFIQTVKVKGNIKTNISGKVNFMVCNDHECLPPSDQSFSVKLQ; encoded by the coding sequence ATGATGAAAAAATTAGTTACACTTTTCGCACTTGTATTTATTGCTATTAGTTCCTTTGCTCAACAGTCACCCGTAAAATGGACAAGCAAAGCTGTGAAAGAAAACGGGAACACCTACAAAGTAATTATCTCTGCAAATTTCGCAGCCCCTTGGCACATTTATTCGCAATATACACCAGATGGAGGACCGGTGCCTACAAGTTTTAGTTTTGCAAAGAACCCATTAATATCCTTGCAGGGCAAAACAATGGAAAAAGGAAAATTAAGTGTTACCCACGATAAAAACTTTGGTGTTGATGTTAAGTATTATTCAAATCATGTAGATTTTATACAAACGGTTAAAGTAAAAGGCAATATCAAAACCAATATTTCTGGAAAAGTCAATTTTATGGTGTGTAATGATCACGAATGTTTACCCCCTTCAGATCAATCATTTTCAGTAAAACTGCAATAG
- the rocD gene encoding ornithine--oxo-acid transaminase: MSDIQLSDQANYYLAQEEKYGAHNYHPLPVVLEKGEGVFVWDVDGKKYFDFLSGYSALNQGHRHPRIMQALTEQAQRLTLTSRAFYNNKLGEFEEFITKLFGFDKVLPMNTGAEAVETALKLARKWAYKVKGIKENEAQIITVSENFHGRTISIISFSKDPSSKRGFGPFTPGFITIEYDNLEALETALQDKNVAAFLVEPIQGEAGVVVPREGYLSKAKALCKKHNVLFIADEIQTGLARTGKMLACDHEHVKPDILILGKALSGGVLPVSAVLADDEVMLTILPGEHGSTYGGNPLACAVAIESLKVLQDENLAENAEKRGNLFRHEMQKINSPLIKEIRGKGLLNAIVINHADESAAWDICMRLRDNGLLAKPTHGDKIRFAPPLIINEAEIRACIAIIDKSLASF; the protein is encoded by the coding sequence ATGTCTGATATACAATTATCCGATCAAGCAAATTATTATTTAGCACAAGAAGAAAAATATGGGGCACATAATTATCATCCCCTACCTGTAGTTTTAGAAAAAGGCGAAGGTGTATTTGTTTGGGATGTAGATGGGAAAAAATATTTCGATTTTCTAAGCGGTTATTCTGCATTAAATCAAGGCCATCGGCATCCACGCATTATGCAGGCATTGACCGAACAAGCGCAGAGGCTGACATTAACATCGCGTGCTTTCTACAATAATAAATTAGGAGAATTTGAAGAATTCATTACAAAACTCTTTGGCTTTGATAAAGTATTACCGATGAATACCGGGGCTGAAGCCGTCGAAACGGCATTGAAACTTGCGCGCAAATGGGCTTATAAAGTAAAGGGAATTAAAGAAAATGAAGCCCAAATAATTACCGTTTCTGAAAATTTTCACGGAAGGACTATTTCTATTATTTCTTTCAGCAAAGACCCTTCTTCTAAAAGAGGTTTTGGTCCTTTTACGCCCGGATTCATAACTATTGAATATGATAATCTAGAAGCTTTAGAAACCGCTTTACAAGACAAAAATGTGGCGGCTTTTCTCGTAGAACCTATACAAGGTGAAGCGGGGGTTGTCGTACCCAGAGAGGGCTATTTATCTAAGGCAAAAGCTTTGTGTAAGAAACACAATGTACTATTTATTGCCGATGAGATACAAACAGGATTAGCGCGTACCGGCAAGATGCTGGCTTGTGATCACGAGCATGTAAAACCCGATATATTGATTTTAGGAAAAGCATTGAGTGGCGGTGTGTTACCAGTCAGTGCAGTATTGGCCGATGATGAAGTGATGCTCACTATTTTACCGGGAGAACATGGTTCTACATATGGGGGCAATCCTTTGGCTTGCGCGGTTGCCATTGAATCATTAAAAGTTTTGCAAGACGAAAACTTAGCCGAAAATGCCGAGAAGAGGGGTAATCTCTTTCGCCATGAAATGCAAAAAATAAATAGTCCATTGATAAAAGAAATACGCGGAAAAGGCTTGCTGAATGCCATTGTAATTAATCACGCAGACGAAAGCGCTGCATGGGACATTTGCATGAGACTTAGAGATAATGGACTTTTGGCAAAACCTACCCACGGGGATAAAATACGTTTTGCGCCTCCATTAATCATCAATGAAGCAGAGATAAGAGCCTGTATAGCCATAATTGACAAATCATTAGCATCATTTTAA
- a CDS encoding methylated-DNA--[protein]-cysteine S-methyltransferase yields MLYYSYIETPVGLMQIEANEVATTSILFVDEKEDDIEESSLTKMAAKQLNEYFDKKRKSFNIPLAIDGSAFQQSVWEHVEGIPFGKTATYLHVSKQLNNAGSVRAVGAANGKNRFAIVIPCHRVIAANGGLTGYAWGLWRKEWLLQHEGVIKQTKLFD; encoded by the coding sequence ATGCTTTATTATTCATACATAGAAACGCCGGTTGGTCTAATGCAAATTGAGGCTAATGAAGTTGCTACTACTTCTATATTATTTGTTGATGAAAAAGAGGATGATATTGAAGAAAGTTCTCTGACAAAAATGGCTGCAAAACAATTGAATGAGTATTTTGATAAAAAAAGAAAGTCTTTTAATATCCCTTTGGCAATTGATGGTTCAGCATTCCAGCAAAGTGTATGGGAGCATGTAGAAGGAATCCCTTTTGGTAAGACGGCTACTTATTTGCATGTTTCCAAACAATTAAATAATGCCGGTAGCGTACGTGCAGTAGGCGCAGCAAATGGCAAAAATAGGTTTGCAATTGTGATACCCTGCCACCGTGTTATTGCAGCAAATGGTGGACTTACGGGATATGCCTGGGGCTTATGGCGAAAAGAATGGTTACTTCAACACGAAGGCGTTATAAAGCAAACTAAACTATTTGATTAG
- a CDS encoding protein-L-isoaspartate(D-aspartate) O-methyltransferase, which yields MRKYEDTYLHKGLRKQLIDTLRYERKITDEAVLHAMNNVPRHFFLDSAFDRIAYEDRAFPIGEGQTISQPYTVAYQSQLLQVKKTDTILEIGTGSIYQASVLAEMGADIFTIERQKKLFEAQKDFPLKDKYPNIHFFYGDGYQGLHDYAPFDKILITAAAPYIPEKLMAQLKIGGKMVIPVQNIDDVQTMMRITKNDDGTWEEEVFDNFSFVPMLGGESK from the coding sequence ATGAGAAAGTACGAAGACACTTATTTACACAAAGGCCTTAGAAAGCAGCTGATAGACACATTGCGCTATGAAAGAAAAATAACCGATGAAGCCGTTTTGCACGCAATGAATAATGTGCCGCGTCACTTTTTTCTAGATTCTGCATTCGATCGAATTGCTTATGAAGATCGTGCTTTCCCCATAGGTGAGGGGCAAACCATCTCACAACCTTATACGGTGGCTTACCAGTCACAACTGTTGCAGGTAAAGAAAACAGATACTATTTTAGAGATTGGAACAGGTAGTATTTATCAGGCCAGTGTTTTAGCAGAAATGGGTGCCGATATTTTTACTATTGAAAGGCAAAAGAAATTATTTGAAGCACAAAAAGATTTTCCTTTAAAAGATAAATATCCCAATATACATTTCTTTTATGGAGATGGCTATCAAGGCTTGCACGACTATGCACCTTTTGATAAAATATTGATTACCGCAGCCGCGCCGTACATCCCTGAAAAACTGATGGCTCAACTAAAAATTGGCGGCAAAATGGTTATTCCCGTTCAAAACATTGACGATGTACAAACGATGATGCGCATTACTAAAAATGATGATGGAACCTGGGAGGAAGAGGTGTTTGACAACTTTTCTTTTGTGCCGATGCTGGGTGGGGAAAGTAAATAA
- the glgB gene encoding 1,4-alpha-glucan branching protein GlgB encodes MKPAQMVPYEEQYFVDSSKPVWNYSLFTDDDIRSYQYGTHCKLYELFGNKEINVTGKNGTYFSVWAPSAKRVSVIGDFNDWNTNAHILYARQDSSGIWEGFIPNVSAGELYKYNIITQKDESIDKGDPYANYWEKRPKTASITSSLDYQWQDKAWMKKRKKFNALDAPMSVYEVHPASWMRPNKDDEESYNSYLLMIELLVPYVKEMGFTHIELMPIMEHPFDGSWGYQGTGYFAPTSRFGTPQDFMKLVDAFHNENIGVILDWVPSHFPHDAHGLYRFDGEHTYEYADTRKGFHPDWNSYIFNYSRGEVRSFLLSSAHFWCDIFHADGIRVDAVSSILRLDYSREEGQWERNEHGGNGNIEAIAFVKLLNETLYNEFPDIQMIAEESTDWPKISRPTFEEGMGFGMKWMMGWMHDTLKYFKHEPVFRKYHQNDFTFSMAYFYNENFMLPLSHDEVVHGKSPMLYKMPGDDWQKFANLRLLYSYMFLHPGAKLLFMGNEFAATQEWNYKSELQWDLLMWPSHNGMKQCVMQLNKLYQAENALYEKQFEKDGFEWINLNHENECVVVFKRKGIKAKDDLLIILNLTPEVRLHWEINVFGKTKWVEVFNSNHKDFWGTGDVNNPDIFVKEIDKKAKYYSIKVNLPALSAVVLK; translated from the coding sequence ATGAAGCCGGCACAAATGGTTCCTTATGAAGAGCAATATTTTGTAGATAGCAGTAAGCCTGTGTGGAACTATTCATTGTTTACAGATGACGACATTCGGTCTTACCAATATGGTACACATTGCAAATTATATGAACTTTTTGGCAATAAAGAAATCAATGTAACGGGTAAAAATGGCACCTACTTTTCTGTGTGGGCACCTAGTGCTAAACGTGTTTCTGTAATCGGTGATTTCAATGATTGGAATACGAATGCACATATACTTTATGCGCGTCAAGACTCTTCCGGGATCTGGGAGGGCTTCATTCCAAATGTCTCTGCAGGCGAATTGTATAAATATAATATTATCACACAGAAAGATGAAAGTATCGACAAAGGAGATCCCTATGCGAACTACTGGGAGAAGCGCCCTAAGACAGCTTCAATCACCTCTAGCCTTGATTATCAATGGCAGGATAAAGCTTGGATGAAAAAGCGAAAGAAATTCAATGCTTTGGATGCGCCTATGTCGGTATACGAAGTACATCCGGCAAGCTGGATGCGCCCCAATAAAGATGATGAGGAATCTTATAATAGTTATTTATTGATGATTGAGCTATTGGTGCCTTATGTTAAAGAAATGGGCTTTACACATATAGAATTGATGCCCATCATGGAACATCCTTTTGATGGAAGCTGGGGTTATCAGGGTACCGGATATTTTGCGCCTACAAGTCGCTTTGGCACACCACAAGATTTTATGAAATTGGTGGATGCTTTTCATAACGAAAATATTGGTGTAATACTCGATTGGGTACCTTCTCATTTTCCGCATGACGCACATGGTCTTTATCGTTTTGATGGCGAACATACCTATGAATATGCGGATACCCGCAAGGGCTTTCATCCTGACTGGAACTCTTATATTTTTAATTATTCACGTGGAGAAGTGCGTAGTTTTTTATTAAGCAGTGCACATTTCTGGTGCGACATTTTTCATGCCGATGGCATACGGGTAGATGCGGTGAGCTCTATATTAAGACTGGATTACAGCCGGGAAGAAGGACAATGGGAACGCAACGAACACGGTGGGAATGGTAATATTGAAGCTATTGCATTTGTGAAACTATTGAATGAGACTTTGTACAATGAATTTCCGGACATCCAAATGATTGCGGAAGAGTCTACTGATTGGCCAAAAATAAGCAGACCCACTTTTGAAGAAGGAATGGGCTTTGGCATGAAATGGATGATGGGCTGGATGCATGATACACTTAAATATTTCAAACACGAACCTGTTTTCAGAAAGTATCATCAGAACGATTTTACATTTAGCATGGCTTACTTTTACAACGAGAATTTTATGCTTCCGCTTAGCCATGACGAAGTGGTACATGGAAAAAGCCCTATGCTGTATAAGATGCCGGGAGATGACTGGCAGAAATTTGCAAACTTAAGGTTACTATATAGCTACATGTTTTTACATCCGGGTGCAAAATTACTTTTCATGGGTAATGAATTTGCAGCAACACAAGAATGGAATTATAAAAGTGAATTACAGTGGGATTTGCTGATGTGGCCTAGTCATAATGGCATGAAACAATGTGTGATGCAACTTAACAAATTATATCAAGCAGAAAATGCTTTATATGAGAAACAGTTTGAAAAGGACGGTTTTGAATGGATAAACCTCAATCATGAGAATGAATGCGTAGTCGTCTTTAAAAGAAAAGGAATTAAGGCAAAAGATGACCTATTGATCATTCTTAACCTCACCCCTGAAGTACGATTGCATTGGGAGATTAATGTATTTGGGAAAACGAAATGGGTAGAGGTTTTCAATAGTAACCATAAAGATTTCTGGGGTACCGGTGACGTAAATAACCCGGATATTTTCGTCAAAGAGATTGATAAAAAAGCAAAATACTATTCTATTAAAGTAAACTTACCGGCGCTTTCAGCCGTTGTATTGAAATAA
- a CDS encoding competence/damage-inducible protein A, with protein MNHISASVITIGDELLIGQVIDTNSAWVGKALNNIGVWVKHRIAVGDKWDDIWNALEEEQKIADIIIITGGLGPTADDITKPLLNKYFKGNLVTDEAALQNVQQIFSRYNRPMLESNYKQAEVPDTCTVIQNARGTAPGMQFEQDGKLFYSLPGVPYEMQGMMETYILPELKKRFTLSPILHRTMTTCGLGESFLAERIKDFESSLPQNIKLAYLPGATIVRLRLTEQLYENNQSKIDAYFMQLQRLIPEIIITNKDISIAEAIAELLLQKNKTIATAESCTGGYIAHLLTAIPGASKYFYGSVVSYDNTIKENVLNVKKETLEKYSAVSEEVVIEMANNILDIMHVDYSIAVSGILGPEGGTAEKPVGTVWVAVANKSAIKTQKFSFRYNREKNMEATANNAFNLLHLLIKEVS; from the coding sequence ATGAATCATATTTCTGCATCTGTTATTACCATTGGCGACGAATTATTGATTGGACAGGTTATTGACACCAATAGTGCTTGGGTTGGAAAGGCATTAAATAATATTGGCGTCTGGGTTAAACACCGAATAGCGGTTGGTGATAAATGGGATGATATCTGGAATGCATTAGAAGAAGAACAAAAAATAGCAGATATCATTATTATTACCGGAGGTTTAGGTCCAACTGCAGATGATATCACAAAACCTTTGTTGAATAAATATTTTAAAGGGAATTTAGTCACTGACGAAGCGGCATTGCAAAATGTTCAGCAGATCTTTTCGCGTTACAATCGCCCGATGTTGGAGAGCAACTACAAGCAAGCTGAAGTCCCTGATACTTGTACTGTAATTCAGAATGCCAGAGGTACTGCACCAGGTATGCAATTTGAGCAGGATGGAAAACTATTTTATAGCTTGCCTGGAGTGCCTTATGAAATGCAAGGGATGATGGAAACCTATATTTTACCTGAATTGAAAAAACGGTTTACTTTATCGCCCATCCTTCATCGAACAATGACTACATGCGGGTTAGGAGAGTCTTTTCTGGCCGAAAGAATAAAAGACTTTGAATCGTCTTTACCTCAAAATATAAAGCTGGCCTATCTTCCCGGTGCCACTATTGTACGCCTTCGTTTGACTGAGCAACTATACGAAAATAATCAGTCGAAAATAGATGCATATTTTATGCAATTACAAAGACTGATTCCGGAGATCATTATCACCAACAAGGATATAAGTATTGCTGAAGCTATCGCAGAATTATTATTGCAAAAAAATAAAACTATTGCAACCGCAGAAAGCTGCACCGGCGGCTACATAGCACATTTACTAACAGCTATTCCCGGGGCTTCCAAATATTTCTATGGCTCTGTGGTAAGTTATGATAATACCATCAAAGAAAATGTTTTAAACGTTAAAAAAGAAACGCTTGAAAAGTATAGCGCAGTTAGCGAAGAAGTAGTGATAGAAATGGCCAATAATATTCTGGACATAATGCATGTAGATTATTCCATTGCTGTTTCGGGCATTTTAGGACCTGAAGGCGGAACTGCAGAAAAGCCGGTAGGAACTGTATGGGTTGCTGTAGCGAATAAATCAGCGATAAAAACACAGAAATTTTCTTTTAGATACAACCGAGAAAAGAATATGGAGGCAACTGCCAACAATGCATTTAACCTCCTGCATTTATTAATTAAAGAAGTAAGCTAA
- a CDS encoding MFS transporter codes for MNQNSSSKRNIILLIIVASLGYFVDIYDLLIFSIVRVKSLTDIGIPAIDLRQTGEYILNMQMAGLLLGGIVWGVMGDRYGRIKVLFGSILLYSLANICNSFVHDANTYAFVRFIAGIGLAGELGAGITLVSESMHKDKRGYGTMIVAAIGLLGVIAAKEVAQHFSWRNAYVVGGILGILLLLLRLGIFESGMYNKMAESKTKKGNLSMLFSNKKRFWKYMHCILIGMPLWFVVGILLAQSPEIGAALGAPQTLSAGSVIMFAYIGISVGDIFAGFLAQILKSRRKVILLFCLITLGTCSYYLSYKGITPTKMNWLAFTIGIGVGYWANFVTIAAEQFGTNIRATVTTTVPNFVRASLIPITWLFDFFIIRTHNIITSAYIMLFLLTIIALFSLSKLKETFSKDLNYIEEDIVSL; via the coding sequence ATGAATCAAAACTCTTCTAGCAAAAGGAACATTATCTTACTCATTATCGTTGCTTCACTGGGTTATTTTGTAGATATTTACGACCTATTGATTTTTTCTATTGTTCGCGTTAAAAGCCTTACTGATATTGGCATTCCAGCTATTGACTTGCGTCAGACCGGTGAATATATTCTTAATATGCAAATGGCAGGTTTATTGTTGGGCGGCATCGTTTGGGGGGTAATGGGCGATCGGTATGGCCGAATTAAAGTGCTATTTGGTTCTATCTTATTATATTCCCTGGCTAATATTTGTAACAGTTTTGTACATGATGCTAATACATATGCTTTTGTTCGTTTTATTGCTGGTATTGGATTAGCAGGCGAACTGGGGGCAGGCATCACTTTGGTATCGGAAAGTATGCACAAGGATAAACGTGGTTATGGAACAATGATTGTTGCCGCTATTGGATTATTGGGTGTAATTGCTGCTAAAGAAGTGGCTCAACATTTTAGTTGGCGCAACGCTTATGTCGTTGGTGGTATATTGGGAATCTTATTATTGCTATTGCGTTTGGGTATTTTTGAATCGGGCATGTACAACAAAATGGCAGAAAGCAAAACAAAAAAAGGTAATCTCTCCATGCTCTTCTCCAACAAGAAACGCTTTTGGAAATATATGCATTGCATTCTTATAGGGATGCCCCTTTGGTTTGTAGTAGGTATTTTATTGGCACAATCTCCGGAAATAGGGGCGGCTCTTGGTGCTCCCCAAACATTGAGTGCAGGTTCTGTAATTATGTTTGCTTATATTGGCATTTCGGTAGGCGATATCTTTGCCGGCTTTTTAGCGCAAATATTAAAGTCTCGACGAAAAGTTATTTTACTATTCTGTCTTATTACCCTGGGTACTTGTTCTTATTATCTAAGTTACAAAGGTATTACACCAACGAAGATGAATTGGCTGGCTTTTACCATCGGCATTGGCGTAGGTTATTGGGCCAATTTTGTTACCATTGCAGCCGAACAATTTGGTACAAATATTCGCGCAACGGTGACTACAACGGTCCCAAATTTTGTAAGAGCTTCACTCATTCCCATCACATGGCTTTTCGATTTTTTTATTATTCGGACACATAATATTATTACTTCGGCATATATCATGTTGTTTTTACTTACAATCATTGCACTTTTTTCTTTAAGTAAACTAAAAGAAACTTTTAGTAAAGACTTGAATTATATAGAAGAGGATATCGTGTCTTTGTAA
- a CDS encoding peptidylprolyl isomerase — MKRIFAIITIFILLQSCGSKKYANPHVVITTKVGDIELELYPKQAPKTVAAFLSYIKEGLYDDASFYRVLNANNQASDVPKARLIQGGIWQTNPDKLATLKGIPHENTQHTGIKHLNGTISLAREAPGTANSEFFICVGDQPGYDSGGANNPDKQGYAAFGRVVNGMDIVIKIYNMNENSQSFDPPIPIYGIKEL; from the coding sequence ATGAAAAGAATATTCGCGATTATAACGATTTTTATATTATTGCAAAGTTGTGGTTCAAAAAAATACGCAAACCCGCATGTCGTCATCACTACAAAAGTAGGCGATATTGAATTAGAATTATATCCAAAGCAAGCACCCAAAACGGTAGCAGCTTTCCTCAGTTATATAAAAGAAGGCTTGTATGATGATGCGAGTTTTTATAGGGTATTAAATGCCAACAATCAAGCATCCGACGTGCCAAAAGCAAGATTAATCCAGGGAGGAATATGGCAGACAAATCCGGATAAATTAGCGACACTTAAAGGCATTCCTCATGAAAATACGCAGCATACAGGCATTAAACATTTAAACGGTACGATTTCTTTAGCAAGAGAAGCACCGGGAACTGCAAATTCTGAATTTTTCATTTGTGTTGGAGACCAACCTGGCTATGATTCCGGAGGCGCAAATAATCCTGATAAGCAAGGTTACGCGGCTTTTGGGCGCGTGGTAAACGGAATGGATATCGTGATTAAGATTTATAATATGAACGAGAATAGCCAGTCTTTCGATCCGCCAATTCCTATTTATGGCATTAAAGAATTATGA
- a CDS encoding dihydrolipoamide acetyltransferase family protein: MALIELTMPALGEGIIEATVLKWLKSVGDLVQEDEAVLDIATDKVDSEVPSTANGIIKELRFKENDVAPVGAVIAIIETEGENQTNAEHQEVSDKQIQISNKEETEDIPYLPSETPVAEKNITSENNNGFYSPLVLSIAKQEGIKADELASIPGTGNEGRLSKKDILAYLENRTKPVSATQKLVEEKPASAIPTPTPTTPKNYSGENVEIIEMDRMRKLIAHHMKESQNTSATVTSFVEVDVTNMVEWRNKIKVDFEKREHTKITFTPMFIECIARVIKRHPLINSSVDGDRIIVKKDINIGMATALPSGNLIVPVIKNADHLNLVGLCKAVNTTAQNARTNNLKPSDTQEGTFTVTNVGSFGSLTGTPIINQPQVAILAIGTIKKRPVVIETAQGDTIGIRSMMILSLSYDHRIVDGALGSTFLSEVGREIENWDLKKTV, from the coding sequence ATGGCTTTAATTGAATTAACAATGCCCGCATTGGGCGAAGGAATTATAGAAGCGACAGTATTAAAATGGCTTAAGTCCGTAGGTGATTTGGTGCAAGAAGATGAAGCCGTTTTAGATATAGCGACAGATAAAGTGGATAGTGAAGTGCCATCAACTGCTAATGGCATTATCAAAGAATTACGTTTTAAAGAAAATGATGTAGCTCCTGTAGGTGCAGTTATTGCAATTATTGAAACAGAAGGCGAGAATCAGACAAATGCAGAACATCAGGAAGTATCTGACAAGCAAATACAAATATCCAATAAAGAAGAAACAGAAGATATACCTTATCTTCCTTCTGAAACCCCTGTTGCTGAAAAAAATATTACTTCCGAAAATAATAATGGATTTTATTCTCCACTAGTCTTAAGTATTGCCAAGCAAGAAGGCATTAAGGCGGATGAGTTAGCAAGCATCCCGGGTACAGGAAATGAAGGTCGATTATCCAAAAAGGATATTTTGGCTTATCTGGAAAATAGAACGAAACCTGTTTCTGCCACACAGAAACTGGTTGAAGAAAAGCCAGCCTCGGCTATACCAACACCAACACCTACAACACCTAAAAATTATAGTGGTGAAAACGTTGAAATAATTGAGATGGATAGAATGCGCAAGTTGATTGCCCATCACATGAAAGAGAGTCAAAATACGAGTGCTACTGTTACCAGTTTTGTGGAAGTGGATGTTACCAATATGGTAGAATGGCGCAATAAAATAAAAGTAGATTTTGAAAAGCGTGAGCATACTAAAATTACATTTACGCCCATGTTTATCGAATGTATAGCACGTGTAATAAAAAGGCATCCTCTCATTAATAGTTCCGTTGACGGGGATAGAATTATTGTTAAGAAAGATATTAATATAGGTATGGCAACTGCGTTGCCAAGCGGAAATTTAATCGTTCCGGTTATAAAAAATGCTGACCATTTAAACCTTGTCGGCTTATGTAAAGCAGTAAACACAACTGCACAAAATGCACGCACAAACAATCTGAAACCCTCTGATACACAGGAGGGTACTTTTACCGTTACCAATGTAGGCAGCTTTGGTAGCCTGACTGGCACCCCCATTATAAACCAGCCCCAAGTGGCAATTCTTGCTATTGGCACTATTAAAAAGCGCCCGGTCGTTATTGAAACTGCACAAGGCGATACAATCGGGATTCGCAGTATGATGATACTTTCTTTAAGCTATGACCATCGTATTGTTGACGGCGCTTTAGGCTCTACCTTTTTGAGTGAAGTGGGGAGAGAAATAGAAAATTGGGACTTAAAGAAAACGGTATAA